Proteins found in one Quercus robur chromosome 2, dhQueRobu3.1, whole genome shotgun sequence genomic segment:
- the LOC126696254 gene encoding uncharacterized protein LOC126696254: MSKALNQISKSPFTRWIGEERLPQRFTQPTFTLYNNKTDLVEHVNHFNQKMVVHSKNEALMCKVFPSSLETVAMSRAPRPLTSLISLSMREGETLKMYSDRYWKMLNKIDDDFKDVAISTFKLGLPAEHGLRKFLMGKPVTSIRQLMDQIDKYNRVEED; this comes from the exons ATGAGTAAAGCACTcaaccaaatttccaaatcGCCCTTCACACGCTGGATTGGGGAAGAGAGACTTCCTCAACGGTTCACTCAACCCACTTTCACCTTGTATAACAACAAAACGGACCTTGTTGAGCATGTCAACCATTTTAATCAAAAGATGGTTGTACATTCTAAgaatgaagccttgatgtgcaaggttttcCCATCCAGTCTTGAGACTGTGGCGATGAG CAGAGCTCCTCGTCCTTTGACTTCCTTGATATCTCTATCCATGAGAGAAGGAGAGACTCTGAAAAtgtactcggacagatattggaaGATGTTGAACAAGATAGATGATGATTTTAAAGACGTAGCCATCAGTACTTTCAAGCTCGGCCTGCCTGCCGAGCATGGCCTAAGGAAGTTTTTGATGGGGAAACCTGTTACTAGTATACGTCAACTCATGGATCAAATTGACAAGTATAATAGGGTTGAGGAAGACTAG
- the LOC126712894 gene encoding cysteine--tRNA ligase, chloroplastic/mitochondrial isoform X1 — protein MATTLFKFCKPFAIPIRIPTSTTTTTKRSLIIRACLTSSSPSQPCIPSHKLWLYNTMSKNKQEFKPKVEGKVGMYVCGVTAYDLSHIGHARVYVTFDLLYRYLRHFGYQVCYVRNFTDVDDKIIARANELGEDPISLSRRYCEEFQRDMVYLHCLPPSFEPRVSDHMLQIIDMIKQILNNGYAYRIDGDVYFNIDKFPEYGQLSGRKLEDNRAGERVAVDSRKKNPADFALWKSAKEGEPFWESPWGPGRPGWHIECSAMSAAYLGYSFDIHGGGVDLVFPHHENEIAQSCAACNQSNISYWIHNGFVTVDSEKMSKSLGNFFTIRQVIDLYHPLALRLFLMGTHYRSPINYSDVQLESASDRIFYIYQTLHDCENVLSQNDVAIRVDSIPHDIACCVDSFQDIFMSAMSDDLLTPVVLAAMSEPLKTINDLLHTRKGKKQELRIESLTALEKIIRNVLTILGMMPQSYSEVLQQLREKALKRAKITEDQVLKKIEERTAARRNKEFEKSDAIRKDLAVVGIALMDSADGTTWRPAVPLALQEQQLSPV, from the exons atggCTACGACGCTATTCAAATTCTGCAAACCCTTCGCTATTCCAATCCGAATccccacctccaccaccaccaccaccaaaaggAGCCTTATCATCCGCGCTTGTCTCACTTCTTCGAGTCCCTCCCAGCCCTGTATTCCATCGCACAAGCTGTGGCTTTACAACACGATGAGCAAGAACAAGCAAGAGTTCAAGCCCAAAGTAGAGGGTAAAGTGGGCATGTACGTTTGCGGAGTCACCGCTTACGATCTCAGCCATATTGGCCACGCTCGCGTCTATGTCACTTTCGATCTTCTCTACAG ATATCTTAGGCATTTTGGCTATCAAGTCTGTTATGTACGGAATTTCACTGATGTAGACGACAAG ATAATTGCTCGGGCAAATGAATTGGGGGAGGATCCAATCAGTTTGAGCAGACGCTACTGCGAAGAGTTTCAACGTGATATGGTGTATCTTCATTGCCTGCCGCCTTCTTTTGAACCTCGAGTATCAGATCACATGCTCCAAATCATTGACATGATCAAGCAG ATTCTTAATAATGGGTATGCCTATAGAATTGATGGGGATGTGTACTTCAACATTGACAAGTTTCCAGAGTATGGACAATTATCCGGGCGAAAATTAGAAGATAATCGAGCTGGTGAGCGGGTTGCTGTGGACTCTAGAAAGAAAAATCCGGCTGATTTTGCTTTATGGAAG TCTGCAAAGGAGGGGGAGCCATTTTGGGAGAGCCCTTGGGGTCCTGGAAGACCTGGGTGGCATATTGAGTGTAGTGCAATGAGTGCTGCTTATCTGGGTTACTCTTTTGATATACATGGTGGAGGAGTGGACCTTGTGTTTCCCCACCATGAAAATGAGATTGCTCAGAGTTGTGCTGCATGTAATCAGAGTAATATAAGCTACTGGATACACAATGGTTTTGTCACTGTTGACTCAGAGAAAATGTCCAAATCCCTTGGGAACTTCTTTACAATTCGGCAG GTTATAGACCTTTACCATCCACTGGCTTTGAGACTTTTCTTGATGGGGACCCACTACCGATCTCCAATCAATTACTCTGATGTACAGCTTGAAAGTGCTTCAGATCGTATTTTCTACATCTATCAG ACGTTGCATGATTGTGAAAATGTTCTAAGCCAGAATGATGTGGCCATTAGAGTAGATAGTATCCCACATGATATTGCATGCTGCGTTGATAGCTTTCAAGACATTTTTATGTCCGCAATGTCAGATGATCTTCTTACTCCTGTTGTTCTTGCTGCAATGTCTGAGCCattaaagaccattaatgatcTCCTACATACTCGGAAG GGGAAGAAACAAGAATTGCGAATTGAATCCCTCACAGCTTTGGAAAAGATAATTAGGAATGTTCTGACTATTTTGGGAATGATGCCCCAAAGTTACTCAGAG GTTTTGCAGCAGTTGAGGGAAAAGGCTTTGAAGCGCGCTAAGATAACAGAAGACCAAGTCttgaaaaaaatagaagaaagaaCTGCTGCAAGAAGGAACAAGGAGTTTGAAAAGTCAGATGCAATTAGGAAAGATTTAGCTGTTGTTGGAATTGCTCTTATGGACAGTGCAGATGGCACTACTTGGAGACCAGCTGTTCCACTTGCACTTCAAGAGCAGCAG TTGTCCCCGGTGTAA
- the LOC126712894 gene encoding cysteine--tRNA ligase, chloroplastic/mitochondrial isoform X2 → MSLSIFSTGRYLRHFGYQVCYVRNFTDVDDKIIARANELGEDPISLSRRYCEEFQRDMVYLHCLPPSFEPRVSDHMLQIIDMIKQILNNGYAYRIDGDVYFNIDKFPEYGQLSGRKLEDNRAGERVAVDSRKKNPADFALWKSAKEGEPFWESPWGPGRPGWHIECSAMSAAYLGYSFDIHGGGVDLVFPHHENEIAQSCAACNQSNISYWIHNGFVTVDSEKMSKSLGNFFTIRQVIDLYHPLALRLFLMGTHYRSPINYSDVQLESASDRIFYIYQTLHDCENVLSQNDVAIRVDSIPHDIACCVDSFQDIFMSAMSDDLLTPVVLAAMSEPLKTINDLLHTRKGKKQELRIESLTALEKIIRNVLTILGMMPQSYSEVLQQLREKALKRAKITEDQVLKKIEERTAARRNKEFEKSDAIRKDLAVVGIALMDSADGTTWRPAVPLALQEQQVVAT, encoded by the exons ATGTCACTTTCGATCTTCTCTACAG gcAGATATCTTAGGCATTTTGGCTATCAAGTCTGTTATGTACGGAATTTCACTGATGTAGACGACAAG ATAATTGCTCGGGCAAATGAATTGGGGGAGGATCCAATCAGTTTGAGCAGACGCTACTGCGAAGAGTTTCAACGTGATATGGTGTATCTTCATTGCCTGCCGCCTTCTTTTGAACCTCGAGTATCAGATCACATGCTCCAAATCATTGACATGATCAAGCAG ATTCTTAATAATGGGTATGCCTATAGAATTGATGGGGATGTGTACTTCAACATTGACAAGTTTCCAGAGTATGGACAATTATCCGGGCGAAAATTAGAAGATAATCGAGCTGGTGAGCGGGTTGCTGTGGACTCTAGAAAGAAAAATCCGGCTGATTTTGCTTTATGGAAG TCTGCAAAGGAGGGGGAGCCATTTTGGGAGAGCCCTTGGGGTCCTGGAAGACCTGGGTGGCATATTGAGTGTAGTGCAATGAGTGCTGCTTATCTGGGTTACTCTTTTGATATACATGGTGGAGGAGTGGACCTTGTGTTTCCCCACCATGAAAATGAGATTGCTCAGAGTTGTGCTGCATGTAATCAGAGTAATATAAGCTACTGGATACACAATGGTTTTGTCACTGTTGACTCAGAGAAAATGTCCAAATCCCTTGGGAACTTCTTTACAATTCGGCAG GTTATAGACCTTTACCATCCACTGGCTTTGAGACTTTTCTTGATGGGGACCCACTACCGATCTCCAATCAATTACTCTGATGTACAGCTTGAAAGTGCTTCAGATCGTATTTTCTACATCTATCAG ACGTTGCATGATTGTGAAAATGTTCTAAGCCAGAATGATGTGGCCATTAGAGTAGATAGTATCCCACATGATATTGCATGCTGCGTTGATAGCTTTCAAGACATTTTTATGTCCGCAATGTCAGATGATCTTCTTACTCCTGTTGTTCTTGCTGCAATGTCTGAGCCattaaagaccattaatgatcTCCTACATACTCGGAAG GGGAAGAAACAAGAATTGCGAATTGAATCCCTCACAGCTTTGGAAAAGATAATTAGGAATGTTCTGACTATTTTGGGAATGATGCCCCAAAGTTACTCAGAG GTTTTGCAGCAGTTGAGGGAAAAGGCTTTGAAGCGCGCTAAGATAACAGAAGACCAAGTCttgaaaaaaatagaagaaagaaCTGCTGCAAGAAGGAACAAGGAGTTTGAAAAGTCAGATGCAATTAGGAAAGATTTAGCTGTTGTTGGAATTGCTCTTATGGACAGTGCAGATGGCACTACTTGGAGACCAGCTGTTCCACTTGCACTTCAAGAGCAGCAGGTGGTGGCAACTTAA
- the LOC126712894 gene encoding cysteine--tRNA ligase, chloroplastic/mitochondrial isoform X3 encodes MVYLHCLPPSFEPRVSDHMLQIIDMIKQILNNGYAYRIDGDVYFNIDKFPEYGQLSGRKLEDNRAGERVAVDSRKKNPADFALWKSAKEGEPFWESPWGPGRPGWHIECSAMSAAYLGYSFDIHGGGVDLVFPHHENEIAQSCAACNQSNISYWIHNGFVTVDSEKMSKSLGNFFTIRQVIDLYHPLALRLFLMGTHYRSPINYSDVQLESASDRIFYIYQTLHDCENVLSQNDVAIRVDSIPHDIACCVDSFQDIFMSAMSDDLLTPVVLAAMSEPLKTINDLLHTRKGKKQELRIESLTALEKIIRNVLTILGMMPQSYSEVLQQLREKALKRAKITEDQVLKKIEERTAARRNKEFEKSDAIRKDLAVVGIALMDSADGTTWRPAVPLALQEQQVVAT; translated from the exons ATGGTGTATCTTCATTGCCTGCCGCCTTCTTTTGAACCTCGAGTATCAGATCACATGCTCCAAATCATTGACATGATCAAGCAG ATTCTTAATAATGGGTATGCCTATAGAATTGATGGGGATGTGTACTTCAACATTGACAAGTTTCCAGAGTATGGACAATTATCCGGGCGAAAATTAGAAGATAATCGAGCTGGTGAGCGGGTTGCTGTGGACTCTAGAAAGAAAAATCCGGCTGATTTTGCTTTATGGAAG TCTGCAAAGGAGGGGGAGCCATTTTGGGAGAGCCCTTGGGGTCCTGGAAGACCTGGGTGGCATATTGAGTGTAGTGCAATGAGTGCTGCTTATCTGGGTTACTCTTTTGATATACATGGTGGAGGAGTGGACCTTGTGTTTCCCCACCATGAAAATGAGATTGCTCAGAGTTGTGCTGCATGTAATCAGAGTAATATAAGCTACTGGATACACAATGGTTTTGTCACTGTTGACTCAGAGAAAATGTCCAAATCCCTTGGGAACTTCTTTACAATTCGGCAG GTTATAGACCTTTACCATCCACTGGCTTTGAGACTTTTCTTGATGGGGACCCACTACCGATCTCCAATCAATTACTCTGATGTACAGCTTGAAAGTGCTTCAGATCGTATTTTCTACATCTATCAG ACGTTGCATGATTGTGAAAATGTTCTAAGCCAGAATGATGTGGCCATTAGAGTAGATAGTATCCCACATGATATTGCATGCTGCGTTGATAGCTTTCAAGACATTTTTATGTCCGCAATGTCAGATGATCTTCTTACTCCTGTTGTTCTTGCTGCAATGTCTGAGCCattaaagaccattaatgatcTCCTACATACTCGGAAG GGGAAGAAACAAGAATTGCGAATTGAATCCCTCACAGCTTTGGAAAAGATAATTAGGAATGTTCTGACTATTTTGGGAATGATGCCCCAAAGTTACTCAGAG GTTTTGCAGCAGTTGAGGGAAAAGGCTTTGAAGCGCGCTAAGATAACAGAAGACCAAGTCttgaaaaaaatagaagaaagaaCTGCTGCAAGAAGGAACAAGGAGTTTGAAAAGTCAGATGCAATTAGGAAAGATTTAGCTGTTGTTGGAATTGCTCTTATGGACAGTGCAGATGGCACTACTTGGAGACCAGCTGTTCCACTTGCACTTCAAGAGCAGCAGGTGGTGGCAACTTAA